Proteins from a single region of Psilocybe cubensis strain MGC-MH-2018 chromosome 3, whole genome shotgun sequence:
- a CDS encoding Cytoskeleton-associated protein 5, with amino-acid sequence MNGEFLAARQLLGEAIDTARLSNDRVTLHHCTSILHRLPPLDEAQKPILQEVQPDLHPFEILFDVSKLLNPESVRMVSLEQPLSASFIKIFQAIGLYDHWLDVQCAVPVEEQQWAQHAVQSIVWREAGCSKLADIEQNVVLAFTEPGGQNSNRMAVSLNKSYQIARQGNYTAALASLIDPNVWRGLYIQDYAIWAHAIWDILALRATRRGQLRLYRELLIPRRPNGPFNPKEYSYNVESDKLTIIRESLYQILQLKQQDQAVMGIDHLLRALWYSEFLCRFSLYRTAIIILADIGLEFGLTQKSRRIIEEIMPQVINGDDIEQRAVACFTLARCIIVAEGSTSEALQQALPYLSQAEYDFKTLEMYRPLQDVQYMLSVVYHNLDMPMQRQAAAERHFETEGLQRRLEMIVSDPEILKIFDLVEVVGSALTSSARRVSPLFTPVCIQLLVSADWIMDGPPPQEEDFTTLPISERLAHKNWKARVSAYESLIKTFGNTASDTDPAFKPYINNVDLLKKFATDANAVAQEKGVECLVALVKFAGESAAKTREGVVPALVDKCLGSTRVGTKNQAIELVMQYVEVENGGAGVVADLLVGLSAKQPKAVAGCILALKEVVRNFGVQVVPSPPILKALPKIFAHSDKTVRAEGSSLTTALYQYIGPGIEPWLAELKPVQVKELKDSFEALEKEGKGHKTLKPEKLTRAQSREVVEEGADEAQEEPEDMAPPDPRTMAEVVDITPKLPASLQTNLKSSKWKERKEALDDLSTLLSATPRIKDAPELAELSKMLAACVAKDANINCVIVAATCLTELAKGIMSPFAKYREHVVPPMLERLKERKANVTDAIGAALDAVFATTTLADLIPDLDAAFKSKNPQVKEGTLKFLGRSLASATTPIPPAQIKPLADTLAVLLEDGYEGARTEAAVCFGTLMKMVGERPLNATMESIPDLRKAKIKEAFEAATVKCKAGGAPPRAPAAAAAPVKKPPTVAKPAPVPKPVVQEEEPPPKKVAPPPKPAAKPAPPKPAAAPAPKKAAPSNATSKPAAKPGAQVAAGNLDTVKYKHTPEDAEALAAELLPGQVLTDLGDANWKTRLAALEELTPWIEAEIQTVDAEVVVRALAKKGWNEKNFQVSAKLYGILAILAQGCPSFGRSCVALSVPHLTEKLGDLKLKKPAGDTLLAFAEKTSLQFVFSQAYEPLSKQKAPKTLADSIGWMNTALIDFGIAGLSLRGLIDFLKAALQNSNAAVRTSATKTLVTVKIFAGSSIKDLIEDLNPQLLNTITSEFDKVEGQSPPEPCRTSADLANAAPEASKGSKAAASDPLDDLFPRVDLDSLFKGTTILVDANSAAWKTKKEALEALQGLLDQGSNKRLKPSMGEIGQILKARVTDTNKAVQVLALDIVSKIATGMGKPFDKHARLLVLPICTALSDQKSNIRGAAVQTLTAIATACESLEPMIPGITTGIETPNPLQKATLLQWIVDWFKENSAPSSLDLRPWAPAIVASLDDRSADVRKAAQALLPSIIQCTSFDFVLQQTNSLKPASRNSAIPLINAARPVVSTTEPTPKPAPAPKAAAVSKVSTSPDPPPASPVPDSPVAPTPTESKPSSKLGVRRKLPQGLSRPESRAEIVEPATRAIPKKLIPPTSSMKQATQAPPSTGLPFSNMNVETKKSRLGKDASRWINEGGPTRKDLADALQTQMEPHTSQEVVAKLFSHDHNAINDYIAGLTTIADFYTGAVGGDESIEKLCIANLDLPLKYISIKAHEPQPNLISKCLDVTEAILAFLRSVNYQLTDNEAMCFVPTIIFKLGDAREQVRSRTQQIIRTLPTVYAYSRVFQLLLDHGLKAKVAKTRQGTLDEMSAILKKSGMGACEPAKAFPAIASLLSDKDPQVRKSTLGTLSEAYILVGEKVWSLVGPLSAKDKTQLEERLRRVPGPSSSSKTEPAAIPVPAVSRIAAAATAAPRSASPSLASVSRLARPASPANPLRSASPALSRPDSPSRREPTSTISASSAAAAPPPSSPAKSRPRSMLPSRLGRPRPVVTQPPATMQIREEVNSIPIPSIRDEVPADHAASSPPVSRLRPQPTPVEETVRNDAPDDIVLVISTIMSSDPSRSVDALKKIQKILAEGPEKGPSLPQYRELAEHTEGLIETITLQMAHIFEHPKDLVLDENFRLAKHLIQTLNNFCDHTFLAESLTVDIVTALLEELTLRLLETDDSSVKKVKDLSRFINMIILRLFATGRRMTIFRNGVLPDSKEAKVAELVLKCVWKLARNIPQDLAESFLDPVELFPAIEHFLQSIPPNEWRARATNKVPCGDMPLRTIKVIIQHVVAHYGDDVYELLSASFEDPSATIVYPYVYRILNSNSRTNAESQPLRRNGMAESYATPASPGSSRPMSPHETASSVHSHHRPSSHRTSPTSSANGGNGLYSPNVEEPDPDAQLLVIIGHISSETTGALHKEGITELHHFLKAYPHKKPRVDKLLENTGAAFRKYINRALASRAAEDQERNVAVADTLSKLEYNSSESKPSDNAAIGSPEVTSRTPVRTSALDGSDQQERLSRLHDIFQYRSSTISSGSSHGRSPSNGVRTSMS; translated from the exons ATGAACGGGGAGTTTCTCGCCGCTAGACAA CTACTAGGAGAAGCTATTGACACCGCTAGACTCTCCAATGACAGAGTCACCCTTCACCATTGCACAAG CATCCTACATCGCCTCCCCCCTCTCGACGAGGCCCAAAAACCAATTCTTCAAGAAGTTCAACCTGATTTACACCCATTTGAAATTCTCTTTGACGTCAGCAAGCTGTTAAATCCTGAATCTGTAAGGATGGTGTCACTC GAGCAACCATTGAGCGCATCATTCATTAAGATTTTTCAAGCCATTGGTCTTTATGACCATTGGCTTGATGTCCAATGCGCAGTACCCGTTGAAGAGCAACAATGGGCGCAACACGCCGTACAATCAATTGTATGGCGGGAAGCAG GTTGCAGCAAGCTAGCAGACATAGAACAAAATGTCGTGCTTGCATTCACTGAACCCGGTGGACAAAATTCAAACAGAATGGCAGTTAGTTTGAACAAATCTTACCAG ATAGCAAGGCAGGGCAACTACACTGCGGCTTTGGCATCTTTGATAGACCCCAATGTCTGGCGAGGGCTATATATCCAAGACTATGCAATTTGGGCACATGCGATTTGGGATATACTGGCACTTCGCGCAACTCGTCG AGGTCAATTACGCTTATACCGTGAACTTCTCATTCCGCGCAGGCCTAACGGTCCCTTTAACCCGAAGGAATATTCTTACAATGTAGAATCAGATAAGCTGACAATAATCAGAGAATCATTATACCAAATTTTGCAACTTAAA CAACAAGACCAGGCGGTTATGGGCATTGACCATTTACTCAGGGCTTTATGGTATTCAGAATTTCTTTGTAGATTCTCTCTCTACAGAACAGCTATCATCATACTTGCTGATATCGGGCTGGAGTTTGGATTGACGCAAAAATCCCGCCGAATTATTGAGGAAATCATGCCGCAG GTGATCAACGGCGATGACATAGAACAACGCGCTGTTGCTTGTTTTACACTTGCCCGATGCATTATTGTAGCCGAGGGATCTACCA GCGAAGCCCTTCAGCAGGCGCTGCCGTACCTTTCTCAAGCGGAGTATGATTTCAAAACACTGGAGATGTACCGACCCCTACAGGATGTGCAATACATGTTGTCCGTCGTCTACCATAATTTGGATATGCCTATGCAAAGAcaggctgctgctgaacGCCATTTTGAAACGGAAGGTCTACAGAGGAGGTTGGAAATGATTGTGTCTGATCCAGAGATCCTTAAGATATTCGACCTGGTTGAAGTTGTTGGGTCTGCTTTGACATCCAG TGCAAGGCGGGTCTCTCCACTCTTCACTCCCGTCTGCATCCAGCTCCTTGTATCCGCTGATTGGATTATGGACGGGCCACCGCCCCAGGAAGAAGATTTCACGACACTCCCGATCTCTGAAAGACTTGCACACAAGAACTGGAAAGCACGCGTTAGTGCCTATGAATCCCTGATCAAAACTTTTGGAAATACTGCATCGGATACCGATCCTGCATTTAAACCGTACATAAACAATGTGGATCTACTCAAGAAGTTTGCAACTGATGCCAACGCAGTCGCCCAGGAGAAGGGTGTAGAGTGTCTTGTTGCTCTGGTAAAATTCGCCGGAGAATCAGCCGCGAAAACGCGAGAAGGAGTTGTACCTGCACTCGTGGATAAGTGCTTAGGATCTACACGTGTTGGGACCAAGAATCAAGCTATCGAGCTCGTCATGCAATatgttgaagttgagaaTGGAGGCGCAGGGGTAGTG GCCGACCTACTTGTTGGTCTTTCAGCCAAACAACCAAAAGCCGTGGCTGGTTGCATCTTGGCCTTAAAGGAGGTTGTGCG AAACTTTGGGGTTCAAGTTGTACCCTCCCCTCCAATATTGAAAGCCCTTCCAAAGATTTTTGCTCACTCAGATAAAACAGTTCGTGCCGAGGGTAGTAGTCTTACTACTGCCCTGTATCAGTATATTGGTCCAGGTATCGAACCTTGGTTGGCAGAGTTGAAGCCAGTGCAAGTCAAAGAGTTGAAGGATTCATTTGAGGCTTTGGAGAAGGAGGGAAAGGGCCACAAGACTTTAAAACCAGAGAAATTGACTCGTGCTCAATCCCGGGAAGTTGTCGAAGAAGGCGCAGATGAAGCCCAGGAAGAACCAGAGG ATATGGCACCTCCGGATCCCCGCACCATGGCCGAAGTTGTGGATATTACACCTAAATTACCCGCCTCTTTGCAGACTAACTTGAAGTCATCGAAATGGAAAGAACGCAAGGAAGCACTGGACGATCTTTCCACATTACTATCCGCTACGCCTAGAATCAAAGATGCTCCAGAGCTTGCAGAGTTGTCAAAAATGCTTGCTGCATGCGTTGCAAAGGACGCCAACATTAATTGCGTAATTGTCGCAGCAACGTGTCTGACTGAACTTGCTAAAGGCATTATGTCTCCCTTCGCAAAGTACCGCGAACATGTTGTGCCTCCGATGCTGGAGCGTttaaaggaaagaaaggccaACGTCACAGACGCAATTGGTGCAGCCCTGGATGCAGTATTCGCTACA ACTACGTTGGCAGATTTAATTCCAGATTTGGATGCCGCATTCAAATCTAAGAATCCACAAGTCAAGGAAGGCACCTTGAAATTCTTAGGCCGGTCTTTGGCTTCAGCGACGACCCCTATTCCACCCGCTCAGATAAAGCCTTTAGCAGACACGTTAGCTGTTTTACTAGAAGACGGATACGAAGGTGCCCGTACAGAGGCTGCGGTTTGTTTTGGAACACTCATGAAGATGGTTGGAGAGCGCCCATTAAATGCCACGATGGAATCCATTCCGGACCTACGGAAAGCAAAAATCAAGGAAGCCTTCGAAGCTGCTACTGTCAAATGTAAAGCAGGAGGAGCGCCACCTCGTGCccccgctgctgctgctgctccgGTCAAAAAGCCACCCACTGTAGCAAAACCTGCTCCCGTACCTAAACCTGTTGTTCAAGAAGAGGAACCTCCGCCGAAGAAAGTCGCACCACCTCCAAAACCAGCAGCCAAACCAGCA CCCCCGAAACCCGCTGCTGCGCCTGCACCTAAGAAAGCTGCTCCATCCAATGCGACCTCAAAACCAGCAGCAAAACCCGGAGCACAAGTTGCAGCGGGAAACCTTGATACCGTAAAGTATAAACATACTCCAGAAGATGCAGAGGCACTTGCTGCTGAATTGCTTCCAGGTCAGGTCCTGACCGACCTTGGAGATGCCAACTGGAAGACAAGGTTGGCTGCTTTAGAAGAGTTAACCCCATGGATCGAAGCCGAAATCCAGACAGTGGACGCTGAAGTAGTTGTGAGGGCTTTAGCAAAGAAAGGATGGAACGAGAAGAATTTCCAA GTATCTGCGAAACTATATGGTATTTTGGCAATACTTGCCCAAGGATGTCCCTCTTTTGGGAGGTCCTGTGTTGCACTTTCTGTTCCCCATCTAACTGAAAAGTTGGGTGATTTAAAACTGAAAAAGCCTGCCGGGGATACACTTTTAGCTTTTGCAGAAAAGACATCATTGCAATTTGTCTTTAGCCAAG CCTATGAACCGCTATCGAAGCAAAAGGCGCCCAAAACTTTGGCCGATTCCATTGGTTGGATGAACACGGCGCTTATAGACTTCGGCATTGCCGGGCTTTCTCTTCGGGGTTTGATAGACTTCCTGAAAGCTGCCTTGCAGAACTCCAATGCTGCAGTGCGCACAAGTGCCACAAAGACGCTCGTTACTGTCAAAATATTCGCTGGATCAA GTATCAAGGACCTTATCGAAGATCTTAACCCCCAGCTTCTCAACACCATCACTTCTGAATTTGATAAAGTCGAGGGTCAGAGTCCACCAGAACCATGTAGGACTTCTGCAGACCTAGCCAACGCTGCCCCCGAAGCATCCAAGGGTTCGAAAGCGGCGGCTTCGGATCCTCTTGACGATCTATTCCCTCGAGTTGATCTTGATAGTTTGTTCAAGGGAACTACTATCTTAGTCGACGCAAACAGTGCTGCGTggaagacaaagaaagaagccCTTGAAGCCTTGCAAGGATTACTCGACCAGGGAAGCAATAAACGGCTCAAACCCAGCATGG GCGAAATTGGGCAGATTCTGAAGGCTAGAGTCACAGATACAAACAAGGCCGTTCAAGTGTTGGCTCTCGACATTGTATCGAAGATTGCAACGGGGATGGGAAAACCCTTTGACAAGCACGCGCGACTTCTTGTTCTGCCTATTTGTACTGCTCTTTCTGATCAAAAGTCAAACATCCGAGGCGCCGCAGTACAAACCTTGACGGCTATCGCTACAGCATGCGAAAGTCTTGAACCAATGATACCCGGTATCACAACGGGAATCGAGACCCCTAATCCCCTGCAGAAAGCGACACTGCTTCAGTGGATAGTCGATTGGTTCAAAGAGAATAGCGCTCCTAGTTCCCTTGATCTACGGCCCTGGGCCCCAGCCATAGTGGCTTCTTTGGATGACCGCAGTGCCGACGTGAGAAAAGCGGCACAGGCTCTTCTCCCCTCCATCATTCAGTGTACAAGCTTTGACTTCGTTCTACAGCAAACCAATTCCTTAAAACCAGCCTCGCGGAATAGTGCTATTCCTCTCATAAATGCCGCTCGCCCTGTCGTATCAACAACAGAGCCCACCCCGAAGCCTGCTCCCGCTCCAAAAGCTGCAGCTGTCTCCAAAGTATCTACTTCCCCTGATCCTCCTCCTGCGAGTCCGGTTCCAGATTCTCCAGTAGCACCAACCCCAACGGAAAGTAAACCGAGTAGCAAGTTAGGTGTGCGTCGCAAACTTCCTCAAGGTCTTAGCAGGCCAGAATCTCGAGCCGAGATTGTCGAGCCAGCAACTAGAGCCATTCCCAAGAAACTCATACCACCAACATCGTCCATGAAACAGGCAACTCAAGCTCCTCCCTCCACAGGACTGCCATTCTCTAATATGAATGTGGAAACCAAGAAATCACGGCTAGGCAAAGACGCAAGCCGCTGGATTAACGAAGGTGGCCCTACTAGAAAGGATTTGGCCGATGCCTTGCAAACCCAGATGGAACCGCATACATCTCAAGAAGTCGTGGCGAAATTGTTCAGTCATGACCATAATGCTATCAATGACTACATTGCTGGCTTGACTACTATTGCGGATTTCTACACGGGTGCTGTAGGGGGCGATGAAAGCATTGAGAAGTTATGCATTGCCAACCTCGATCTTCCCCTCAAATATATTTCCATCAAGGCTCACGAACCACAACCCAACCTGATCTCAAAATGTTTAGATGTGACAGAGGCGATCCTAGCTTTTTTGCGCAGTGTCAATTATCAGTTGACGGACAACGAAGCCATGTGCTTTGTACCAACTATCATTTTCAAG CTTGGAGATGCCCGGGAGCAAGTTCGATCGCGTACACAGCAGATCATCCGAACACTACCCACTGTTTATGCATACAGCCGAGTTTTCCAGCTGTTACTTGACCATGGTCTGAAAGCCAAGGTAGCGAAGACACGTCAGGGTACTCTAGACGAGATGTCTGCCATTCTCAAGAAATCTGGGATGGGTGCCTGTGAGCCTGCAAAGGCTTTCCCTGCTATTGCCTCCCTTCTATCCGACAAAGATCCTCAGGTTCGAAAGTCAACCCTGGGTACTTTGAG CGAAGCATATATTCTTGTCGGAGAAAAAGTATGGTCCCTCGTAGGCCCACTATCTGCTAAAGACAAAACTCAACTGGAGGAAAGGTTACGCCGAGTGCCTGGACCAAGTTCTTCAAGTAAGACTGAGCCTGCAGCCATTCCCGTGCCCGCCGTGTCCCGCatagctgctgctgctaccGCTGCTCCTAGGTCTGCCAGTCCATCTCTTGCCTCTGTATCTCGCCTTGCACGCCCTGCATCTCCTGCCAACCCTCTCAGATCAGCATCCCCCGCATTGTCTCGACCGGACTCCCCTAGTCGACGGGAACCAACCTCCACTATTTCTGCTTCCTCCGCGGCTGCCGCTCCTCCGCCATCGTCTCCTGCGAAGTCTAGACCTCGGAGTATGCTACCATCACGACTTGGTCGTCCCCGTCCTGTTGTTACCCAGCCTCCAGCAACTATGCAAATTCGTGAAGAGGTTAATTCGATACCAATACCGTCCATCCGTGATGAAGTCCCAGCCGACCACGCTGCATCATCCCCTCCCGTGTCACGATTGCGACCACAACCTACCCCAGTTGAAGAAACCGTTCGTAACGATGCACCTGATGATATTGTTCTCGTTATTTCGACTATCATGAGCAGTGATCCGTCACGTAGTGTTGACGCTCTGAAGAAGATCCAGAAAATTCTTGCTGAAGGACCAGAAAAGGGTCCATCATTACCCCAATACCGCGAGTTGGCTGAGCACACCGAAGGTCTCATCGAGACCATCACTTTGCAGATGGCACATATTTTTGAACATCCCAAAGATTTGGTTTTGGATGAGAATTTCCGTTTGGCCAAGCATTTGATACAAACCCTCAATAATTTTTGCGACCATACCTTCTTAGCCGAGTCGTTGACTGTCGATATCGTCACTGCCCTCTTAGAAGAGCTGACCCTCAGATTGCTTGAAACCGACGACAGCTCTGTGAAGAAGGTGAAAGACTTGTCCCGATTCATCAACATGATCATTTTGCGTTTGTTTGCGACTGGGAGGCGAATGACAATATTCCG CAACGGCGTCCTTCCTGATTCCAAGGAGGCAAAAGTTGCAGAGTTGGTTTTGAAATGTGTTTGGAAGCTCGCTAGAAATATTCCTCAGGATCTTGCAGAGTCATTCTTAGACCCTGTGGAATTATTCCCGGCCATCGAGCATTTCCTGCAATCCATACCACCGAATGAATGGCGGGCGCGTGCAACAAATAAAGTGCCATGTGGTGATATGCCTTTGAGAACCATTAAAGTCATAATTCAGCATGTAGTTG CACATTACGGTGACGATGTTTACGAGTTACTATCCGCTTCGTTCGAAGACCCATCGGCAACAATCGTTTATCCATACGTCTACAGGATTTTAAATTCAAATTCTCGAACCAATGCCGAAAGCCAGCCACTTCGACGCAATGGGATGGCGGAATCCTATGCGACCCCAGCTTCGCCTGGGTCAAGCCGCCCAATGTCTCCCCATGAAACAGCATCATCGGTCCACTCGCATCACCGCCCTAGCAGCCATCGGACTAGCCCGACTTCTTCAGCAAATGGTGGGAATGGACTGTACTCGCCCAACGTGGAAGAGCCTGATCCAGACGCCCAGCTGCTAGTCATCATTGGTCATATCTCGAGTGAAACGACGGGTGCACTACATAAAGAAGGAATTACTGAATTGCATCACTTCCTGAAGGCATA